One Gossypium hirsutum isolate 1008001.06 chromosome A11, Gossypium_hirsutum_v2.1, whole genome shotgun sequence genomic window carries:
- the LOC107891093 gene encoding NADH--cytochrome b5 reductase 1 isoform X1, whose translation MDLEFLQSMDVQILVGLGVAVLAILVAAAYLFSSRKPKGCLDPENFREFKLVKRQQLSHNVAKFTFELPTPTSVLGLPIGQHISCRGKDSQGEEVIKPYTPTTLDSDVGHFELVIKMYPQGRMSHHFRELRVGDYLAVKGPKGRFRYQPGQVRAFGMIAGGSGITPMFQVARAILENPKDMTNVHLIYANVTYEDILLKEELDSLVANYPGRFKVYYVLNQPPEVWNGGVGFVSKEMIQTHCPAPAPDIKILRCGPPPMNKAMAGHLDALGYSPEMQFQF comes from the exons ATGGATTTGGAGTTCCTGCAATCCATGGATGTTCAGATTCTTGTTGGTTTAGGAGTAGCTGTTTTAGCCATTCTTGTTGCTGCTGCTTATCTCTTTTCCTCCAGGAAACCCAAAG GTTGCCTTGATCCGGAAAATTTCAGAGAGTTTAAGCTTGTCAAGCGCCAGCAGCTGAGTCATAATGTGGCGAAGTTCACATTTGAACTTCCTACTCCTACTTCAGTTTTGGGTCTTCCCATCGGACAGCATATAAGTTGCAG GGGCAAGGATAGCCAAGGTGAGGAGGTTATTAAACCATATACGCCTACTACATTGGATTCTGATGTTGGTCATTTTGAATTAGTTATTAAG ATGTATCCTCAAGGAAGGATGTCACACCATTTCAGAGAGTTGCGTGTTGGTGATTATCTTGCTGTGAAGGGTCCCAAG GGGCGGTTCAGGTATCAACCTGGTCAAGTTAGAGCATTTGGGATGATTGCTGGAGGCTCTGGCATTACTCCAATGTTCCAA GTAGCCAGAGCCATATTGGAGAACCCAAAAGACATGACAAACGTACACCTTATTTATGCCAATGTTACATATGAGGACATTCTTTTGAAG GAAGAGTTGGATAGCCTTGTTGCCAACTACCCTGGTCGCTTCAAAGTCTACTACGTTTTGAACCAG CCTCCTGAAGTCTGGAATGGAGGTGTCGGCTTTGTGTCAAAGGAAATGATTCAGACCCACTGCCCAGCACCGGCTCCTGATATCAAG ATTCTAAGGTGTGGCCCTCCACCAATGAACAAAGCCATGGCTGGCCATCTTGATGCTCTTGGCTATTCACCTGAGATGCAGTTCCAGTTCTAA
- the LOC107891093 gene encoding NADH--cytochrome b5 reductase 1 isoform X2: MDLEFLQSMDVQILVGLGVAVLAILVAAAYLFSSRKPKGCLDPENFREFKLVKRQQLSHNVAKFTFELPTPTSVLGLPIGQHISCRGKDSQGEEVIKPYTPTTLDSDVGHFELVIKMYPQGRMSHHFRELRVGDYLAVKGPKGRFRYQPGQVRAFGMIAGGSGITPMFQVARAILENPKDMTNVHLIYANVTYEDILLKEELDSLVANYPGRFKVYYVLNQEQRSFIGI; the protein is encoded by the exons ATGGATTTGGAGTTCCTGCAATCCATGGATGTTCAGATTCTTGTTGGTTTAGGAGTAGCTGTTTTAGCCATTCTTGTTGCTGCTGCTTATCTCTTTTCCTCCAGGAAACCCAAAG GTTGCCTTGATCCGGAAAATTTCAGAGAGTTTAAGCTTGTCAAGCGCCAGCAGCTGAGTCATAATGTGGCGAAGTTCACATTTGAACTTCCTACTCCTACTTCAGTTTTGGGTCTTCCCATCGGACAGCATATAAGTTGCAG GGGCAAGGATAGCCAAGGTGAGGAGGTTATTAAACCATATACGCCTACTACATTGGATTCTGATGTTGGTCATTTTGAATTAGTTATTAAG ATGTATCCTCAAGGAAGGATGTCACACCATTTCAGAGAGTTGCGTGTTGGTGATTATCTTGCTGTGAAGGGTCCCAAG GGGCGGTTCAGGTATCAACCTGGTCAAGTTAGAGCATTTGGGATGATTGCTGGAGGCTCTGGCATTACTCCAATGTTCCAA GTAGCCAGAGCCATATTGGAGAACCCAAAAGACATGACAAACGTACACCTTATTTATGCCAATGTTACATATGAGGACATTCTTTTGAAG GAAGAGTTGGATAGCCTTGTTGCCAACTACCCTGGTCGCTTCAAAGTCTACTACGTTTTGAACCAG GAGCAGAGAAGTTTTATCGGAATATGA